In the genome of Gadus morhua chromosome 12, gadMor3.0, whole genome shotgun sequence, one region contains:
- the zgc:92140 gene encoding uncharacterized protein C1orf21 homolog has protein sequence MGCTSAKQVSAVPSDEDGRGGGGGGKAYSNGDLFTDEYKMKGVEEVKYMRGEEERLNARNQENTERSGVQYRGKLHKEANANKTNIHTSESQQEFFRMLDEKIEKGEDYCSAEEEDGT, from the exons ATGGGCTGCACCTCGGCCAAGCAGGTGTCGGCCGTGCCCAGCGACGAAGAcggacgcggcggcggcggcggcggcaaggCCTACAGCAACGGAGACCTCTTCACAG atgAGTACAAGAtgaagggggtggaggaggtgaagtacatgagaggggaggaggagcggttGAACGCCCGCAATCAGGAGAacacg GAGCGGAGTGGGGTGCAGTACCGGGGGAAACTCCACAAAGAGGCAAACGCCAACAAGACCAA TATTCACACATCAGAAAGCCAGCAGGAGTTTTTCCGAATGCTGGATGAGAAGATTGAGAAG gGAGAAGACTATTGTTcggcagaggaggaagatgggaCATAG